The Anaerotignum propionicum DSM 1682 sequence CAGTGCTGCTACCAAGCCTTCTCCAACTGCCTTTGCAATTTGATAGGGTGCACCGGTGCAGTCTCCCGCAGCATAAACCCGTGGTAAATTTGTAGCCATACGTCTGTCTACCTCAATATTTTTTCCATCCGTTTTCAAACCAAATAACAAACTGTCAGGCGGCATTGTATTTTTTGCAAAGAAAATACCATCACAAGAAACCGTTTCTTTATCCGTTTCCAACGCCGCAACTTTATCCTCAGCACCAACTACTGCCTTAGGTGCCGCATTGATAACCTTTACGTTATCTTTCAAAAATGTAATATTTTTATAAAGAGGGATGTAGGATACTTCTTTGCAAATATCAGCCAAAAAATTCGCTTCTGCCTCTCCTTCTTCATTCTCGCTTACAACCACGACTTTTTTGTTGCGATACAGCATGCCATCGCAAGTTACACAATAGCTCACACCTTTGCCCAGATAATCTATCTCCCCTGCAATGCCTTTGCTTTTGCTTAGGCCTGTTGCAAGGATAATGGCCTTCGCTTCAATAAAGTTATTTTCTGCATTGATCATGTAATGTTCGCCAACGTTTAAAATCTGGGTAACACGACACTCCTGAAATTCTACGCCTTTTTTTACAGCATGAGCATAAAAATGGTTAAGCAGTTCTTCGCCATTCACATCAGGCATTCCCAAGTAATTATCCACTTTTTCCGCTGTAAACAATAATGAACTGTCCAAGCTTCTGCCAAAAACACATACGGTTTTATTTCTCTGTCGGCAGTTTAACGCTGCAGATAGTGCCGCAGGGCCACCGCCAATAATTGCAACATCAAGCATATATAAACCTCCTTACTTCTTTAAGTCAATTTTAAGCATATTCTTCTCAATTTACGATATCTCATTCTAAACATAGGAAATAATCATTCATTAGCATTGTACAAATTACCCTTCCATTGGTTTTCATAGAAGGACGGAACATCGTTATTTTTTGTATCCAATGATAAATGATATTTCATCATACCAATTGTTTCCTACGTTGGAATTAATCATAACATATTTTTATTGATTTGTCAGTGACTTTTGCACGCAATATAAACGGAGCACAAATAAAATAAAATGATTCTTCTGCAAAAAAATATGTTTTAACAATTTTTCCATCAAAAACAGACACTTGCCGCCAAGAGAATATAGAAGTCACCCTTTGCGGTTCGTGTCTGTCATGATTATATGAAGTAAGTTAGAACTTTATTTCTCCTTCTCTGCGATTCTACGTTCAATAATTTTTTTCTGAATCTCGGCGGGCACTTCCTCGTAGCGTTCAAAATAATGTTTATAATCGCCACGGCTCTGGGTTAAAGAACGCAGATCGGTAGCATATTTATGCATTTCCGATGCAGGCACCTCTGCCACAATGCATTTCTTACTGCCAACGGAATCCATGCTTAGAATACGGCCTCTGCGCTTATTAATATCCCCCATAATGTCTCCCATGTATTTTTCCGGAATAAGCACCTCAACATGATCAATAGGCTCCAGCAAGGTAGGTTTTGCCTGGGGCACACCTTCCTTGAACGCAACTGAGGTTGCCATCTTAAACGCCATTTCAGAGGAATCCACCGGGTGATAAGAACCATCTGTCAACGTAGCCTTTAAACCAACAACAGGATACCCTGCCAAAACGCCGTTTAAAACACATTCTTGCAAGCCTTTTTCAACAGCGGGGAAATACTGTTTTGGCACAGAACCGCCAAAAATCTTCTCCTCAAATACATAAGGCAAGGACATATCACCACTAGGCTCAAATTCCATAACAATATCACCAAATTGTCCGTGTCCACCGGATTGTTTCTTATAGCGCCCTCTGACAGATGACTTTCCTTTAATCGTTTCTCTATATGGAATAATAGGATCAATCATTTCAACTTCGATTTTATACTTTGTCTTTAATTTATTCACCATAACATCCAGCTGTTGTTCACCGATGCCGGAAATTATAGTTTGTTTTGTTTCTTTATTAACTTCCATTTTGATCGTTGGGTCTTCTTCCCTGATTTTTGACAATGCGGCAGAAAGCTTATCCTCATCACCCTTTCCTTTCGGCTGAATTGCCATGGATAGAACAGAGCTTGGCAAAGGCAGCTTTGGAATAACAATGGGATGCTCTTTACAAGTCAAAGTGTCTTGGGTAGAAGTATTAGAAAGTTTGGCCAATGCCCCAATATCTCCTGTATGTAATTCATTTACTTCAATTTGCTCTTTCCCTCGAACAATATAAAGATGACCCACCTTTTCCATAGTATCCTTTTCAACATTATAGATACTCATGGTGTTATCCAGCTTACCTGTCATAACCCGAAATAAATTCAGACGACCAATATAGGGGTCTGAAATAGTTTTAAAGACAAAAGCAGAAAAATTTTTATCATCAGTACTGCAAAGCACCGTATCTGTACCGTCTATAAAAGCATGGAAATTCTTCTTTGATTCCATTGCCGGAGGTGTAAATCTAACAAGGGTATTCATTAATAATTTCACCCCATAGCCCAATGTTGCAGAGCCACACATAACAGGAGCAATGCTACGGTTTTCAATACCTAATAACAAACCATCGTAAATTTCTTCTTCTGTCAATTCTATATCATTAAAGAACTTCTCCATTAATTCCTCACTGCTTTCAGCAGCAACTTCTACCAACATAGAACGGAGAACCTCTACTTCGTCAATTTTATCTTCCGGCACTTCACAAGCCTGCAATTTGCCGTTCACTTTTTTTCTTGCATCTCTTTTAATTAAATTAATGAAACCAACAAATTTACCATCTTCATCATTAAAAGGAATTTGCAAGGGAGCAACTGCTTTTCCAAAATTACTTCTCAAATCTGCCAAAGTTTTTTCAAAATCTGCATTTTCATCGTCCATTTGATTTACAAAGAAAAACCTTGGAAGATGCATCTCTTCAATAGATTCCCATGCTTTCTCTGTTCCTACTTCAACGCCTGATTTTGCCGAAACCAAAATCAACGCTGTATCTGCCACGCTCATTGCCATTTTTGCTTCCGAAATAAAGTCAAAATAACCTGGGGTATCTAGGAAGTTGATTTTTGTATCCTGCCACTCAACGGGTAATACAGATGTATTGATTGATACCTTACGACGAATTTCTTCTGCTTCATAGTCACCAACGGTATTGCCCTCATCAACCTTTCCAAAGCGCTTCGTTGCGCCGGAATAGAAGAGAGCTGCTTCGGCATATGTTGTCTTACCGGAACCGCTGTGACCCAATAGAACTACGTTTCTAACTTTGTCTGCAGTGTAATTTTTCATAATACCAACCTCCTAATTCAATTTTAATGGCAAATGCCACATTGCATAATTTTGTATACATAATATCATTATTAAACAATATATACATATAATAGTTTTCTTCACTTGTACCGATTTCCCTCTAAATTAAATATCCAAATTAAATTTTTGTCACTTTATACCAAACAAATAAACAAACATTAGTAATTTTTTGATAACCAAACTGTCATAAATAGTAAAATTGTGTAAATAAATATCGTTTTCTTTTATAATTTGAAATTAAAGTTATTTCTCCAATATTCAAGTTGTTTTTTTGACAATTTTTCTTAGAAATCATGACTATCAGTTTGGGTGGTGGTTTTCACTATCATTAGAGAGGTTAATAGGAATGTCATGTTGTATCTTTCCATATTTACTTGCCTTTCACTGAAAATATATTAAATTCATTTATATTCATTTATCTTTCTGTTTATTATCTGAAATAAAAAACTAGCGAAAACCAACAAATTCTAATAAAATGATCCAGCGTCTAAGAATGAAGTAAAAATCACCAGCCCAACTGGTGGTTTATCCTGCCCTATGATGAGCAGGTAGCTTTTTCTAGGGAAATCGAACAATAAAAAAATAGGCGGCTCTGATTCAGCCGTCTATTTTAAAAACTACGCTATTTTATTCTTCATTCTCCATGTGATGCAATTCATCCACATCATCCACAGGTGGCTTCAAACCCTCAATTTTCACGCCATTTTTTTCCGCATAATCCCACAAAGCTGCGTGAAGTGCTTCCTCTGCAAGACAGGAACAGTGTACTTTTACAGGGGGCAAACCATCCAATGCCTCCATAACAGCCTTGTTTGTAACCTCTAATGCTTCCTGAATTGTTTTCCCCTTTACTAATTCTGTTGCCATAGAGCTGGTTGCCACAGCAGCACCACATCCAAAGGTTTTAAATTTTGCATCTTCAATACGTCCATCTTCTATTTTTAAATAAACCTTCATGATGTCGCCGCATTTTGCATTGCCAACCTGGCCTACGCCGCTTGCATCTTCAATGACACCAACATTTCTGGGGTTCATAAAATGATCCATTACTTTCTCGCTGTATTCCATCTAAACTTCCTCCTTCGTTTTCTAACATCAGGCTTTTTTATTCGCTACTTCCTCATATAAGGGAGACATGTCTCTTAATTTTTGAACAACATCAGGGATTTTCTCCAAGATAAAATCAACTTCTTCCTCTGTATTGCCACGGTCCAAGGTCAATCTTAAAGAACCATGGGCAATTTCATGAGGCAAACCAATAGCCATCAATACATGAGAAGGATCCAAAGAGCCTGAAGTACAAGCAGAACCGCTGGAAGCAGCAACGCCCATGGCATCAAGCAATAACAACATGGATTCTCCTTCAATATAGCCAAAGGAAATATTGCAGTTACCGGGTAATCTATCTGTAGGGTGTCCATTTAAACGGCTATGAGGCACCTTTTCCAAAATTCCGTTAATCAATTTATCTCTTAAATGAATGAGACGCTTTGTTTCAGTTTCCATTTCACTAACTGCCAACTCTACTGCTTTACCTAATCCAACAATCCCTGGAATGTTTTCTGTGCCTGCACGTTTTTTCTTCTCCTGAGCTCCACCGAAAATCAGTGGTAGAATGGGAATGCCTTTGCGAATATAAATTGCACCGATGCCCTTTGGTGCACCCAATTTATGACCACTCATAGAGAGCAAGTCGATATTCATTTCGTTCACATCAATAGCAACATGCCCAACAGCCTGCACTGCATCTGTATGAAACAAGATTCCCTTTTCATGGGCTAGCTTGCCAATCTCTGCAATGGGTTGGATTGTGCCAATTTCATTATTTGCAAACATAACGGAAATTAGAATCGTTTCAGGGCGAATACTTTTTTCAAGTTCTTCCAAAGAAATCTTTCCAAATTCATCTACTGGTAAATAGGTTACTTCACAACCTTGTTTCTCTAAATATTCACCGGTATGCAAAATTGCATGATGTTCAATTTTAGTGGTGATGATATGGTTGCCTTTTTTCGCAAGAGCTTCTGCAACGCCCCTCAGCGCCATATTATCACTCTCAGAACCTCCAGCAGTAAAATAAATTTCTTCTGCCTTTGCACCAATTCCCTTTGCTACCTGTTCTCTTGCCTTTTCCAGCGCTTTTTTACTCTCTTTTGCAATACTATACACACTGGATGCATTGCCGTAAAACTCTTTAAAATAAGGGAGAATCGTATCTAAAACTTCATCCCTTACCGGTGTTGTTGCCGCATTGTCCATATATATTTTCGTTGCCATAAAAATGCTCCTTTCGGCGTCTTTTTTATATCATAGTATTCCTATATGATTTCTGTGATTTAAAAATATCATTTTTTTCTAGACTTGTCAATACATTCTACGTTTTTTTTGACATAAGACATCAATAATAATATTGATTCCCTTTTAGTCCATAAACCATGATTTTTTTTGTTTTTTTTTCCGTTTTTATGATTATATCTTTCGCCCTACGATATTTCACTCTATAATCATTCTTATATAAAATATGCTCTCTACTATAATGAGGTGTTTCTATGGAATTTCATGAAAGGCTTAGACAGCTTCGAAAAGAAAAAAAAATTACACAAGCGGCTTTAGCAAAAGAATTAACTTATGGCGCAACCGCTATTTCAAACTATGAGTCAGGTCATAATCAACCTTCTATTTCCGACTTAAAAAAAATTGCATCTATTTTCAATGTATCTTTGGATTTTCTTTTGGGAGTGAATGAAATCCGACGACCCTATGAACCCGACAAAAAAACAGATGAATACGAAATTCTGAATGAATATTTCGGTAAGTTAGATGACCGTGGAAAAAAAGAATTGCTTCTTTATATCCAATGGCTCCTAAGCAGGCAAGATAATGACGGTGGGGATCCTTATGCAAGCAACAACATTTTTCAGAACTCTCCTCTTCAGGTTGCCCAAAAACCAGAGGAATTTAAATTATAAATTTTTCCAAAAAAGCGGCATTTTCGCCTAAACGATAATGTCGCTTTTTTAACCCCATCAGCAAATAGAACTTTTCTTTCCTTCCCGCAATTCTTTTGCGGCTGTCAGGGTAGCTTGCGTTACCGTTGTACTTCCCATTAGACGAGCAACTTCCCCAATGGAAGTTTCCTCATCTAAAGTCTTTACTATAGTAAGGGTCTGATCATTCATTGTTTTCTTTTCGATGAGAAAATGCTTGTCCGCCATTGCCGCAATCTGCGGTAAGTGAGTAATACAAAGAATTTGCCTTTTCTCACCAATCAGGCTCATTTTCTTTCCCACCTTCGCTGCGGTTCTGCCACTGACTCCAGTATCAATTTCATCAAAAATAAAAGTCTCTATTTCATCTGCATCTACCAGAACAGCTTTTAATGCCAACATAACACGGCTCATTTCCCCACCGGAGGCAATCTTGGAAAGAGGCTTCAAATCCTCCCCTTTGTTTGGTGAGATTAAAAACTCTACCTTGTCCTTGCCCATGGCATTCCACTCATCCCGCGGGGTCACCTGTATGTAGAATCTGGCATTATTCATTTCCATATCTTTTAAAGATTCCTCAATTTGCTTAGCAACTCTTTCCGCAGCTGCTTCACGCAAAGCAGTTAATTGTCTGGCGGAAGCTTCTAAAAGATGCTGCTCCTTTTCTCTTGCCGTACTTAGTTGAATCACCCGCTCCTGACTGTTTGAAAAAAATTCAATCTCCTTGGAAATCTTATGATAAAATTCTAAAACCGCCTCTACACTTCCACCATACTTGCGCTTCATTTTATATATGGTTTGCAATCGCTCTTCCACCCGCTCTAATTCAGAGGGATCATCCTCTAAATTTTGGGCATATCGCTTTATTTCTCTGGAAATATCCTCAAGCCTTGCATAAACATCCTCAAGATCATTGTAATAACCTTCAATGGCTGTATCTAAGGCAGCACATTCTCTAAGCTTTCCAACAGCCATGCTGACATTGTCACAGGCAGAAGGCATGTCCTCCGAACCATCATACAAAAGATTTGTACTCTCTATTGTTAAACGTATCAGACGCTCCATATGAGTCAGACGTTTCTTTTTCTCTATCAAGTCCTCTTCCTCAGTAGGAGATAGAGCAGCATTTTCTATTTCTTCCTTTTGAAAGTTTAAAATATCCATACGCTGTTCTCTTTGTGCCTCATCGCCCATCAATTTTTCCAGCTGAGCATCAATTTCTTTTCTTTTATCATAGCTTTTTTTATAAGCCTCTAGCACCTTATCAAAATCCCCATTGCAAAACCGATCTAATAAACGAATATGCTTCGATGGATTTAGAAGGGATTGGTGTTCATGCTGTCCATAAATATCAATCAAATCCGTGGCAAGCTCCCGCAGCATACTGATTGTTACCATACTGCCATTGATACGGCACACAGATTTTCCCGTATCGCTTAATGTACGACTTATCAGCACAGTTCCGTCTTCCTCAGGTTCAATCCCATTTTCCAGAAGTTTGTTTTCAAAACCGGAATCCTTTATGGAAAAAAGAGCTTCTACCAAAGCCATTTTTTGATCTCTGCGCAAGAAATCCTTTCCCATTCTTCCGCCTAATGCAAATTGAAGGGAGTCAATCAGCATGGATTTACCCGCTCCCGTTTCTCCTGTTAAAATATTCAGCCCTTTTCCAAAAGAAACCTGACATTCTTCAATCAGCGCAACATTTTTAATATGCAGATTTTCCAGCATAGACATTCCCTCCTATCGGAATTTATGCACTATGAATGATACGGTACAGCTTTTCTATAATAACAGCCGCCTGATTATGAGTACGAACCACACAAAAAACTGTGTCATCTCCGGCAATTGTACCTAAAATTTCTGAATTTTGCATGTTATCTAGGGCAACGGCAACAGCCATCCCCATGCCCTCTAAGGTTTTAATGACAATCATATTTTGTGCATAGTCCATTTTGACTACTGCTTCCTTAAACACACGGGTCAATCTCTCTGTTATTTCAGTATCATTACCGGAAATAACCGCATATTTCTGTCTTCCCTTTTCTGTAGCAATTTTTGTAAGCTTCATCTCTCGAATATCTCTGGATACCGTTGCCTGTGTAACCATAAATCCTTCATCACACAGCCTTTGTGCCAATTCGTCCTGTGTTTCAATATCATAATTCTCGATTAACTCAAGAATTTTTGCATGTCTGGCAATTTTCATAGCCCGCGCCTCCTTTTTTTATGCCATTTTTATCTCGATAGTTTATGACGCAAAACATCGTAAAAGTTTTGCGGATTCGTTTTCATTATAGTTGTATAAACCCTTGCCCTGCGGATTTGAACTACCTTTTTACCAGTCAGACTCCAGCTCTCCTGTCCGTCAGCACTGATCGTAAAAGCTGTATCCTCTCTGGGATTCACCTCTACCGTTACAACATCATCAGCGGAGACCACAATGGAACGGCTAGTCAAGGTATGGGGTGCAATGGGCGTAATGGCAATGATTTGTGCATCTGCCTTTAAAACAGGCCCACCCGCAGATAAATTATATGCAGTAGATCCCGTAGGCGTACAAATAATAACTCCATCCGCCCGCAAAGTATCTACATATTCGTCGTTTACAAATACATTGAATTCCAAAATTTTGTAAAGCAGACCTCTTGAAATACAAATATCGTTTAATGCCGTAATACCGTCTATGCGTCCTTCGTCCGTTGAAATCGAAGTTTCCAGCATCATTCTTTTTTCTTTTTTGTAGTCTCCCATTAATACTTTATCAATGGCATACTCGGCTCTATTTTTTTCCTCTGCCGTCAAGAATCCCAGCGTGCCCAAATTAACCCCTAATATTGGTGTGTTAAATTGGCTGGCTCTTCTGCCCACGCCCAACAAGGTTCCATCTCCCCCAAGGGAAATGATAAAATCTGTATGTTCATATATTTCATGCTCTTTTCTTGCATACATATCCAAGCCAGCAAGCTCCGCAATTTTTTCCGGCAACTGGGGGATACATCCCTTATCTAATAAGTGCCTTGCCAAACGCTTGGTAACAGCCAAATCCTTATCTTTTTCAATATTGGGAATCAATCCGACTTTTATCATAGGCTACTCTATTTCCTATTGAAGTGCGTCATGAGATTTCCCCACGATGTCTTCTAAAAGGAAATAAACCTCCTCCCTTGTCATACCCTGCTGTTTTTTATCCAAATAGATTAAGTATTCGATATTACCCTCTGGTCCCTTAATTGGAGAAAAACTAAGACCCAAAATACCAATCCCTTGCTCAAATGCATAATCCGCTATTGCAACAATAACTTCTTTATGCACCGCAATATCCCTTACCACACCTTTTTTGCCAACCTTTTCTCTGCCTGCTTCAAATTGGGGCTTAATCAGACATACAAGCTGACCGTCCTCCTTCATAACTCCCAAAACCGCCGGCAACACCTTGGTTAAGGAAATAAAGGAAACATCGATAGAGGCAAAATCTGCCGCATCGGGCACTTGCTCTTGAGTGATGTAACGTACATTGGTTTTTTCTAAGCACACTACCCGTTCATCTGTCCGTAACTTCCACGCAAATTGCCCATATCCCACATCAATGGCATATACCTTAATAGCTCCGTTTTGTAACATACAATCCGTAAAACCGCCCGTTGATGCACCAATATCCAGACAAATTTTCCCTTCTAATGAAATACCAAAGGAATCTATGGCCTTTTCCAATTTATAGCCGCCACGACTCACATACTTCATTTGGGGACCTCTTACCTCAATGGACGCCGTAACGGAAACCTTTGTGCCTGCTTTATCCTCTTTCATTCCATCAACATATACATTTCCTGCCATAATATATGCCTTTGCCAACTCCCTCGAAGTGGCTAAGTTCTTTTCTACCAGTAAGACATCAAGTCTTTCCTTATCTGCCATAGCTTTCTCCTATTTTCCCCTTGATTTTTCTGTAAATGCCCTCAGCGTCTAAACCATAACGAGCAAACAACTGGCTTTGAGAACCCTGTTCAATAAATTTATCAGGAAACGCCAAATTGGTCACGGAAATCCGATAACCACCATCACTATAAAACTCTAAAACTTTTGAGCCAAAGCCACCTTTTCGAAGATTATCCTCCACCGTAAAAATTTCATTGCAGTCCTTCGTGATTTCAAGTAGCAGTTCCTCATCTAAGGGTGAGATAAACCGCATGTTCACCAGAGCTGGGGCATCCAGTCCGTCTTGAGTCAACCGTTCTGCCGCCTGCTTCACAGCTTGCAGCATATGTCCCTCTGCCAATATAGCAATTCCCTTGCCTTTTTGTATAACCTCTGCCTTCCCATAGCAAATGGGCTGTTTATGTTCCGCAAAATCTATTTCAGCTGTCCCTCTGGGATAGCGTATTGCAACAGGCCCCTCACATACATTCACAGCATACTCCAGCATTTCCTCCAGCTCCCAAGCATTTTTGGGGGATAGCACTGTCATATTGGGTATATGAGTCAAGTAGGATAGATCAAAAACACCTTGGTGGGTCTCTCCATCTGCGCCAACAATTCCAGCCCGATCAATAGCAAATACTACATGTAAATTTTCCATACAAACGTCATGAATTACTTGGTCGTACGCCCTTTGCAAAAAGGAAGAATATACTGCAAATACAGGAATAATACCCTGACTCGCCAAACCTGCTGCAAATGTTGTTCCATGCTGTTCGGCAATGGCAACGTCAAAAAAGCGGTCGGGAAAGGCAGCCTGAAAGGCTTCAAAACCTGTTCCACTGCACATTGCCGCTGTAATCCCAACTATTTTGGGATTTTTTTCGCCCAGCTCCACCATTTTCTTCCCGAAAACTGCAGACCAACTGGGATGCTCACTCTTGCTCAAACCATTTCCTGTTTTCATATCGAAGGGTCCAACGCCATGGAAGGGCCCAGGATTATTTTCTGCTGGCAAATAGCCTTTGCCTTTTGTTGTTTTAACATGAATCAAGATAGGCTCTTGTGCATCTTTAACATTGCGAAATATCTCAAGCATCTCTTCCAAATTGTGGCCATCTACCGGGCCAATATATTTAAAACCGAATTCTTCAAAGACTGCTCCCTCTAAAAAAAGCAGTTTTGCACTGTCTCGAACTTTTTCCAAAACCAAATAAGTCGCCTTACCAAGAACAGGGACCTGATCTCTAAACTGCTTAAAGTTTTCCTTCAGGGTGCGATATCGGTTGCTGGTGCGCAGACTATTTAAGTGTTTACTGATCGCACCTACGTTATTGTCAATGGACATCTGATTGTCATTCAAAATTACAATGAAATTTGTTTTATCCCGCCCTGCATTATTCAGCGCTTCATAGGCAAGACCGCCCGTCATGGAGCCATCCCCAATGACAGCTATCACGTTATTATTTTTTCCTTGCAAATCTCTTGCCTTCGCAATGCCCAGTGCTGCTGAAATAGATGTAGAGCTATGCCCTGCGGCAAAAGCATCTGCATCACTTTCCTTGGGTTTTGGGAAACCGCTAAGACCATCCAATTGGCGAAGGGTAGAAAAATCTTTTTTTCTCCCCGTTAATATTTTATGGATATAGGCTTGATGACCCACATCCCATACGATTTTATCCTCAGGAAGGTTAAAGATGTACTCTAGTGCTACGGTTAATTCCACCACCCCTAGATTTGAGGCCAAATGTCCACCGGTTTTGCAAACATTTTGCAGCAGAAAGCGCCTCATCTCTTTACAGAGAGGCTCCAATTCTTCTTCCTTCATTTTTTTAATATCTCCAGTGGCTTGGATTCTGTCTAATAATCCTCCCACAGCTTCACCTGCTCTCTACCATTTCTATATCCAAAAGCCTACCGCGATTCCAAGAAGTCCACCGACAAAAACTTCCAACGGTGTATGTCCCAATAGTTCCTTTAACTTCTCCATATCAGGCACTTCATGTTTAATCAACAGCATGTTGATAATCTCAGCCTGCTTTCCCGCCGCTCTTCGAATCCCTGCTGCATCATACATTACAACAAAGGAAAATATCAAAGCCATAGCAAATAGGGGAGAACCAAACCCATTATATTTCCCTATACTAAAAGCAAGAGCCATAACCAAAGCTGAATGAGAGCTTGGCATACCGCCTGTTCCCACAATGCGGGTAGCGTCAAAACGCTTATCAATAATTAATGTCAAAATAATTTTTGAACCTTGAGCAATGGCCCAAGATATGATTGCCGCCCATAACGGCACGTTATATGTGATTTCTCCGAATCCCATACTCCCATCTTCTTTCTTCCGTCATCCCAGATTCTTAATAGGTTCTTTTTGTTAAATATTCGGTTAAATCCTTTAAGAATATGCAGCCTTCTCCCAGCTCATTCCAAATTGAAATTGCTTCATCCGAAAGTTTACAAGCAATCTCTCTGGATTTTTCAATGCCATAAAGGGTAACATAGGTGGTTTTTTCATTTCTTTCATCACTATGAATGGGCTTACCCAATTCCTCCATGGTGCTTGTTACATCTAAAATATCATCTAAAATTTGAAAGGCTACACCAATTTTTTCACCGGCCAATGCAAAACTTTCTGCTACTGTATCTGTTGCACCACCCAGAATGGCACCGGCCTTTAAGGCCGCCCGAATCATAGCCGCTGTTTTATTTATATGAATAAATTCAAGAATATTTGCCTCCAAAGGCTTACCTTCGTAAAAAACATCTACCACTTGACCGATTAACATGCCATGAATACCTGCTCCATGGGCAATCGCCTGCATAGCTCCCGTAGTTTTTTTGGAAGGGTTATGATAGCAAGCATCCGCCATTATTTCCATAGCGTTATGCAGCAAGCCATCTCCTGCAAGAATTGCCATATCTTCACCAAAAACCTTGTGATTGGTCAGTCTGCCTCTGCGATAATCATCGTTATCCATGGCAGGTAAATCGTCATGAATTAAGGAATAGGTATGAATCATCTCCATTGCGCAAGCAAAGGGCAGCCCTTCTTCCTTTTCACCGCCAACAGCCTCACAGGCCGCCAAAAGCATCATGGGACGCAAACGTTTTCCACCAGCAAAAAGGCTGTATGCCATTGCTTCAAAAATAACGGGAGGAAATTGCTCTTGTTTCGGCATGAATACTTCCAGCTTTTCTTCAATATATGCAATCCATTGATTCATTT is a genomic window containing:
- a CDS encoding arginine repressor, translated to MKIARHAKILELIENYDIETQDELAQRLCDEGFMVTQATVSRDIREMKLTKIATEKGRQKYAVISGNDTEITERLTRVFKEAVVKMDYAQNMIVIKTLEGMGMAVAVALDNMQNSEILGTIAGDDTVFCVVRTHNQAAVIIEKLYRIIHSA
- a CDS encoding NAD(+)/NADH kinase, with amino-acid sequence MIKVGLIPNIEKDKDLAVTKRLARHLLDKGCIPQLPEKIAELAGLDMYARKEHEIYEHTDFIISLGGDGTLLGVGRRASQFNTPILGVNLGTLGFLTAEEKNRAEYAIDKVLMGDYKKEKRMMLETSISTDEGRIDGITALNDICISRGLLYKILEFNVFVNDEYVDTLRADGVIICTPTGSTAYNLSAGGPVLKADAQIIAITPIAPHTLTSRSIVVSADDVVTVEVNPREDTAFTISADGQESWSLTGKKVVQIRRARVYTTIMKTNPQNFYDVLRHKLSR
- a CDS encoding TlyA family RNA methyltransferase: MADKERLDVLLVEKNLATSRELAKAYIMAGNVYVDGMKEDKAGTKVSVTASIEVRGPQMKYVSRGGYKLEKAIDSFGISLEGKICLDIGASTGGFTDCMLQNGAIKVYAIDVGYGQFAWKLRTDERVVCLEKTNVRYITQEQVPDAADFASIDVSFISLTKVLPAVLGVMKEDGQLVCLIKPQFEAGREKVGKKGVVRDIAVHKEVIVAIADYAFEQGIGILGLSFSPIKGPEGNIEYLIYLDKKQQGMTREEVYFLLEDIVGKSHDALQ
- the dxs gene encoding 1-deoxy-D-xylulose-5-phosphate synthase, whose product is MGGLLDRIQATGDIKKMKEEELEPLCKEMRRFLLQNVCKTGGHLASNLGVVELTVALEYIFNLPEDKIVWDVGHQAYIHKILTGRKKDFSTLRQLDGLSGFPKPKESDADAFAAGHSSTSISAALGIAKARDLQGKNNNVIAVIGDGSMTGGLAYEALNNAGRDKTNFIVILNDNQMSIDNNVGAISKHLNSLRTSNRYRTLKENFKQFRDQVPVLGKATYLVLEKVRDSAKLLFLEGAVFEEFGFKYIGPVDGHNLEEMLEIFRNVKDAQEPILIHVKTTKGKGYLPAENNPGPFHGVGPFDMKTGNGLSKSEHPSWSAVFGKKMVELGEKNPKIVGITAAMCSGTGFEAFQAAFPDRFFDVAIAEQHGTTFAAGLASQGIIPVFAVYSSFLQRAYDQVIHDVCMENLHVVFAIDRAGIVGADGETHQGVFDLSYLTHIPNMTVLSPKNAWELEEMLEYAVNVCEGPVAIRYPRGTAEIDFAEHKQPICYGKAEVIQKGKGIAILAEGHMLQAVKQAAERLTQDGLDAPALVNMRFISPLDEELLLEITKDCNEIFTVEDNLRKGGFGSKVLEFYSDGGYRISVTNLAFPDKFIEQGSQSQLFARYGLDAEGIYRKIKGKIGESYGR
- a CDS encoding divergent PAP2 family protein — translated: MGFGEITYNVPLWAAIISWAIAQGSKIILTLIIDKRFDATRIVGTGGMPSSHSALVMALAFSIGKYNGFGSPLFAMALIFSFVVMYDAAGIRRAAGKQAEIINMLLIKHEVPDMEKLKELLGHTPLEVFVGGLLGIAVGFWI
- a CDS encoding polyprenyl synthetase family protein; its protein translation is MNDLNKQMNQWIAYIEEKLEVFMPKQEQFPPVIFEAMAYSLFAGGKRLRPMMLLAACEAVGGEKEEGLPFACAMEMIHTYSLIHDDLPAMDNDDYRRGRLTNHKVFGEDMAILAGDGLLHNAMEIMADACYHNPSKKTTGAMQAIAHGAGIHGMLIGQVVDVFYEGKPLEANILEFIHINKTAAMIRAALKAGAILGGATDTVAESFALAGEKIGVAFQILDDILDVTSTMEELGKPIHSDERNEKTTYVTLYGIEKSREIACKLSDEAISIWNELGEGCIFLKDLTEYLTKRTY